A stretch of Rhodohalobacter mucosus DNA encodes these proteins:
- a CDS encoding serine hydrolase domain-containing protein, giving the protein MFTNRSAISALFLYTVLLLCGPQALSAQNLYYPPAGSEWETRSAEDLGLDASLINEAVTLAESNENSVDRDLRVAILQGFSREPYHGLAGPVKERGGPAGMIIKDGYIAASWGDLDRVDMTFSVTKSYLSTAAGLAWDRGLIRDLDHPVKNYVWDSTFDGEHNSGITWDHLLNQSSDWYGSLFGIDDWADRPSRQGDLDSWRMRELNEPGTLFKYNDVRVNLLAYSLLHVVREPLPMMLRREIMDPIGAGTTWRWFGYDNAMVLIDGIEMQSVSGGGHHGGGMFINTYDQARFGLLFARKGNWRGEQLISEEWIELAQTPSEPTPSYGYMWWTLKGDTQWENVPDHVYYAAGFGGNYILVDEENDLVIVTRWLDSSVLEEFAGIIYSALR; this is encoded by the coding sequence ATGTTTACTAATCGATCAGCCATATCCGCTCTATTCCTCTACACGGTACTGTTATTATGCGGGCCGCAAGCCCTTTCTGCACAGAATCTTTATTATCCGCCGGCGGGTTCGGAATGGGAAACCAGAAGCGCGGAAGATCTGGGTTTGGATGCGTCACTGATAAATGAGGCCGTCACCCTCGCAGAGAGTAATGAAAACAGTGTGGATCGAGATCTTAGAGTTGCCATCTTGCAGGGATTCAGTCGTGAGCCCTATCACGGGCTGGCAGGACCTGTTAAAGAACGCGGTGGACCGGCAGGCATGATTATTAAGGACGGGTACATTGCAGCCTCCTGGGGTGATCTTGATCGTGTGGATATGACCTTCAGTGTAACCAAGAGCTACCTCTCGACCGCAGCCGGCCTGGCATGGGATAGAGGCCTTATACGTGACCTGGACCATCCTGTAAAAAACTATGTTTGGGACAGCACATTTGACGGTGAACACAATTCAGGCATTACCTGGGATCACCTACTGAATCAATCGTCCGACTGGTACGGATCTCTATTTGGCATCGATGACTGGGCCGATCGCCCTTCCAGACAGGGAGACCTGGATTCATGGCGCATGCGCGAACTCAATGAACCCGGTACATTATTCAAGTACAATGATGTGCGCGTTAACCTGCTTGCATATTCCCTTTTACACGTTGTCAGGGAGCCGCTCCCCATGATGCTAAGGAGAGAAATAATGGATCCTATCGGGGCAGGCACAACATGGAGATGGTTTGGATATGACAATGCCATGGTTCTCATTGACGGAATCGAAATGCAGTCGGTGAGCGGCGGCGGCCATCATGGCGGCGGCATGTTCATTAATACATACGATCAGGCACGTTTCGGGCTGCTTTTTGCCAGGAAAGGCAATTGGCGTGGAGAACAATTGATCTCTGAAGAGTGGATTGAGCTGGCTCAAACTCCATCAGAACCCACTCCTTCGTATGGATACATGTGGTGGACCCTAAAAGGAGATACCCAATGGGAAAACGTTCCGGACCACGTTTACTACGCTGCGGGTTTTGGGGGAAACTATATACTCGTAGATGAGGAGAACGATCTTGTTATCGTAACCAGATGGCTTGACAGCAGTGTACTGGAGGAGTTTGCGGGCATCATTTACAGTGCACTCCGATAG
- the pyrH gene encoding UMP kinase has translation MANKYQRILLKLSGEALLGEQGHGIDADILDQYAEEIKAVQAEGIEVCVVIGGGNIFRGVKGATAGMDRVQGDYMGMLATMINSMALQDALERKNVHTRLMSAIRMEEIAEPYIRRRAIRHLEKGRVVMFGAGTGNPYFTTDTAASLRAIEIEADVILKGTRVDGIYDSDPEKNKDAVKFDTITGDEVLNKRLNVMDLTAFTLCRDNKTPIIVFNMNIKGNLKKVVCENQSIGSTVVWDQ, from the coding sequence GTGGCAAATAAATATCAGCGTATTTTATTGAAACTAAGCGGCGAAGCCCTGCTTGGAGAACAGGGACACGGTATTGACGCAGACATCCTTGACCAATACGCAGAGGAGATTAAAGCCGTGCAGGCTGAGGGAATAGAAGTTTGTGTTGTAATCGGCGGCGGAAATATATTCAGAGGGGTTAAAGGGGCAACAGCCGGCATGGACCGCGTGCAGGGTGATTATATGGGAATGCTGGCCACAATGATCAACAGCATGGCTCTGCAGGATGCCCTGGAAAGAAAAAATGTGCACACACGTCTGATGAGCGCAATCCGAATGGAAGAAATTGCGGAACCCTATATCCGCCGTCGCGCCATCCGCCACCTGGAGAAAGGCAGGGTTGTTATGTTCGGAGCCGGAACCGGAAACCCCTATTTTACCACAGACACCGCAGCCTCCCTTCGGGCCATAGAAATCGAAGCCGATGTAATACTCAAAGGCACCCGCGTGGATGGAATCTATGATTCGGATCCCGAAAAAAATAAGGACGCCGTGAAATTTGATACCATTACCGGTGATGAAGTACTAAACAAACGGCTGAATGTCATGGATCTGACCGCATTTACTCTTTGTCGAGATAACAAGACACCGATCATTGTTTTTAACATGAATATAAAAGGCAATCTGAAAAAGGTAGTCTGCGAAAATCAGTCGATCGGATCTACGGTAGTTTGGGATCAATAA
- the rpsI gene encoding 30S ribosomal protein S9, whose product MAKANYIGRRKTSTARLYIDEGKGSFLVNSKPIDDYFKTKARLNIARLPLDVTGLDGNYDIKVTVRGGGITGQAGAISLALARALDDLNEDVHSALKEKGLLTRDDRMVERKKYGQPKARKKFQFSKR is encoded by the coding sequence ATGGCTAAAGCAAACTATATCGGAAGAAGAAAAACCTCGACTGCCCGCCTCTATATTGATGAAGGCAAAGGAAGTTTCCTGGTTAACAGCAAGCCGATCGATGATTATTTCAAGACAAAAGCGCGTCTGAATATTGCGCGTCTGCCTCTTGACGTTACAGGTCTTGACGGTAACTATGACATTAAGGTAACTGTACGCGGCGGCGGAATAACCGGTCAGGCAGGTGCAATTTCACTTGCTCTTGCCCGCGCACTGGATGATCTCAATGAAGATGTTCACTCTGCGTTAAAAGAGAAAGGACTTTTAACCCGTGATGACAGAATGGTTGAGCGTAAAAAATATGGTCAGCCAAAGGCGAGAAAGAAATTCCAGTTCTCCAAGCGGTAA
- the smc gene encoding chromosome segregation protein SMC codes for MYISDLQLHGFKSFAHKTHVKFDSGITAIVGPNGCGKSNIVDALRWVLGEQRPTLLRSSAMSNVIFNGTAKKKALGMADVSLTFVNDKGILPVEYSELTITRRLYRSGDSEYLINNTPCRLKDIMDLFMDTGMSSDAYSVIELKMVEEILNDRNNDRRRLFEEAAGVTRYKEKRRQTIRKLDDTLKDLQRLEDILIEVRKKTRSLELQAEKAGKAKKYKTELEHLDKAYTLHELSTIREELEPLQTRISNAEKEKKEIGSRVEELEESEEKARTLLIEKERHQAEAQRRVSQLHSSIREMETNLKITREKIVNEEGVIRQHQSDIEQGGKDLAELEQLREQSISKLENFSDERERSALSLKESKEKFADVQQQFTKVRHELYELEIEISDLSRKLSGLQSDRIKIESRLENTEDDQLRIDGDIRDLKDEIENAKGELSLTREKLDSIDSELKSEEKRLEESSRIRQNLEEKRETLRDEIRSLKSRKDAVESEISLLGNLAESGAGLPSSISFLQKEHGDQFALLSTVGDLLNTKEELASALETALGESIHFVIVKNMGDALKASRILKENGKGKATFIPLSELKKSYSVHEKSIARHVGSDSSYAPVVQLLLGSTLLVDDLENAVSILEKDEATSAVTRDGDLLTASRFLKSGSNHKQAGIRLALKDKVEKLNTESNRYEKSITQRENELQKLNEEIDSHNLDSIRASIRQIQQRSREAEQQSSRYQSSIQVYEKNIQELNSRKVRLLSNQDTAREELDTLHPRQKELQQKITELSGLQEEKKEILRKLEEERAIAQNRYNDAQLKHQDVKNKADNLEKDLERAENGISSMKTRLASRKELQSESRNKIETFKEVIEQTEKQLEGSRSQKSEADQKLAEAEEASSRQRGAINEIEKELKELRRRKEVNLELVHHLSMAREKFELQAQSHSDHIWETYGILMDQVTEQLPDETTPEEAKARIGWLRQKLNKIGDVNPLAIDEFREEKERLSFYEEQIDDLQKAEAEMRETIDEINSTATERFNETFEKIRNNFKTVFNTLFHEDDFCDLMIRDEGEDQDPLEAKIDIRANPKGKRPSSINQLSGGEKTLTAIALLFAIYLVKPSPFCVLDEVDAPLDDANIERFAAMIRKFSEDTQFIIITHNKKTMSKAEMMYGVTMPETGVSRLVGVKLDEVAEA; via the coding sequence ATGTATATTTCCGATCTACAATTACACGGCTTTAAAAGTTTTGCCCACAAGACACATGTAAAGTTCGACAGCGGAATCACCGCAATCGTTGGGCCAAATGGCTGTGGAAAATCCAATATTGTAGATGCCCTCCGGTGGGTACTTGGTGAGCAGCGTCCTACCCTGCTGCGTTCCAGCGCCATGAGCAATGTCATTTTTAACGGTACCGCCAAAAAGAAGGCATTGGGAATGGCTGACGTGTCCCTGACATTTGTGAACGATAAGGGTATACTGCCTGTGGAGTACAGTGAGCTCACGATCACACGCAGACTTTACCGTTCTGGCGACAGTGAGTATCTCATTAACAACACACCCTGCCGGCTCAAAGACATCATGGATCTCTTCATGGACACTGGAATGAGTTCGGATGCTTATTCGGTAATTGAGCTGAAAATGGTTGAGGAGATCCTGAATGACAGAAACAATGACAGAAGGCGGCTTTTTGAAGAGGCAGCAGGCGTTACACGATATAAGGAGAAGCGCAGGCAGACGATAAGGAAACTCGATGACACTCTGAAGGATCTGCAAAGACTTGAAGATATTCTGATCGAAGTTCGGAAAAAGACCCGCTCGCTCGAATTACAGGCAGAAAAAGCGGGTAAAGCCAAAAAGTATAAAACTGAGCTGGAGCATCTGGATAAAGCTTACACACTTCATGAACTAAGCACGATCCGCGAAGAGCTGGAACCGCTGCAGACACGGATATCCAACGCGGAAAAGGAAAAGAAAGAGATCGGTTCACGCGTGGAGGAACTTGAAGAAAGTGAGGAAAAAGCCAGAACCTTACTGATTGAGAAAGAGCGGCATCAGGCGGAAGCGCAGCGCAGGGTGAGTCAGCTGCACTCATCCATTCGCGAAATGGAGACCAACCTCAAAATTACCCGTGAAAAGATTGTAAATGAGGAGGGGGTGATCAGGCAGCATCAATCCGATATTGAACAGGGCGGCAAAGATCTGGCCGAGCTTGAACAGCTTCGCGAGCAAAGCATCAGCAAGCTGGAAAACTTTTCGGACGAACGTGAACGCTCTGCCCTGAGCCTCAAAGAGTCGAAAGAGAAATTTGCTGATGTCCAGCAGCAGTTTACAAAAGTGCGTCATGAACTCTATGAACTGGAAATTGAGATCAGCGATCTTAGCCGAAAACTATCCGGGCTGCAATCCGACAGAATTAAAATTGAATCCAGGCTTGAAAATACTGAAGATGATCAGCTCAGAATAGACGGTGACATCCGAGATCTTAAAGACGAGATTGAAAATGCAAAAGGCGAGCTTAGCCTCACACGTGAAAAACTTGATTCTATAGACTCAGAGCTGAAGTCGGAGGAAAAAAGGCTTGAAGAATCATCCCGTATCCGTCAAAACCTGGAGGAGAAACGGGAGACGCTGCGGGATGAAATTAGATCGCTTAAAAGCAGGAAGGATGCAGTGGAATCTGAAATTTCCCTTCTTGGCAATCTTGCAGAGTCTGGTGCGGGACTGCCCTCATCCATTAGTTTTCTCCAAAAAGAACATGGTGACCAATTTGCGCTTCTCAGTACGGTTGGGGATTTGCTGAATACAAAAGAGGAGCTTGCATCGGCTCTTGAAACTGCGCTGGGCGAATCAATTCACTTTGTGATAGTAAAAAATATGGGCGATGCCCTTAAGGCATCACGTATTCTGAAAGAGAATGGCAAAGGCAAAGCTACGTTCATTCCTCTTTCTGAACTGAAAAAGAGCTATTCGGTTCATGAAAAATCCATTGCCCGGCATGTTGGTTCCGATAGCTCCTACGCACCGGTTGTTCAACTGCTGCTTGGGTCCACCCTGCTGGTGGATGACCTTGAAAATGCGGTGAGCATACTGGAAAAAGATGAGGCCACCTCTGCCGTAACCCGCGACGGAGATCTTCTCACCGCTTCCCGTTTCCTGAAAAGCGGAAGCAACCATAAGCAAGCCGGAATACGCCTGGCGCTGAAGGATAAAGTTGAGAAACTGAATACGGAATCAAACCGATACGAAAAATCCATTACCCAGCGTGAAAATGAGCTTCAAAAACTGAATGAGGAAATAGACTCACACAATCTGGATTCCATACGGGCGAGCATAAGGCAAATTCAGCAGAGATCGCGTGAGGCTGAGCAGCAATCAAGCCGTTACCAATCTTCCATTCAGGTTTATGAAAAAAATATTCAGGAACTCAATAGCCGGAAAGTGCGTCTTCTCTCCAACCAGGATACAGCAAGAGAAGAACTCGACACTCTTCATCCCCGGCAAAAAGAACTGCAGCAGAAGATTACTGAGCTGAGTGGCCTTCAGGAAGAGAAAAAAGAGATTCTCAGAAAGCTTGAGGAGGAACGCGCCATTGCACAAAACCGGTACAATGACGCACAGCTGAAACATCAGGATGTCAAAAACAAGGCTGATAACCTGGAGAAAGACCTGGAACGAGCTGAAAATGGAATCAGCAGCATGAAGACGCGGCTTGCCTCCAGAAAGGAGCTTCAGAGTGAAAGCCGGAATAAAATTGAGACCTTCAAAGAGGTGATTGAGCAGACCGAAAAGCAGCTTGAAGGCAGCCGTTCACAAAAATCGGAAGCGGATCAGAAACTGGCTGAAGCAGAAGAGGCCAGCAGCAGGCAGAGGGGCGCCATCAATGAGATCGAGAAGGAGCTCAAGGAGCTTCGCCGAAGGAAAGAGGTTAATCTGGAGCTGGTTCATCACTTAAGTATGGCCCGGGAAAAGTTTGAATTGCAGGCTCAGTCTCATTCCGACCACATCTGGGAAACATATGGCATTCTGATGGATCAGGTAACCGAACAACTGCCCGACGAAACCACTCCGGAAGAGGCGAAAGCCCGCATCGGGTGGCTGCGGCAAAAACTGAATAAGATCGGTGATGTAAATCCGCTTGCTATAGACGAATTCCGTGAGGAGAAAGAGAGACTCTCTTTCTATGAAGAGCAGATCGATGACCTTCAAAAAGCTGAAGCGGAAATGCGGGAAACAATCGATGAGATTAACAGTACAGCCACCGAACGGTTCAACGAAACATTTGAGAAAATACGTAACAACTTTAAAACAGTCTTCAATACGCTTTTTCATGAGGACGATTTCTGCGACCTCATGATACGTGACGAAGGAGAGGATCAGGATCCGCTTGAAGCCAAAATAGATATTCGCGCAAATCCCAAGGGAAAAAGGCCGTCCAGCATCAATCAGCTCTCCGGCGGTGAAAAAACCCTGACTGCCATTGCGCTCCTCTTTGCCATCTACCTTGTGAAACCTTCCCCCTTCTGCGTTCTCGATGAAGTTGATGCTCCGCTGGATGACGCCAATATTGAGCGGTTTGCTGCTATGATTCGCAAATTCAGTGAAGACACACAGTTTATCATCATTACTCACAACAAAAAGACCATGTCGAAAGCGGAGATGATGTACGGTGTTACCATGCCTGAAACCGGCGTGAGCCGCCTGGTAGGCGTGAAACTGGATGAAGTGGCGGAAGCGTAA
- a CDS encoding SatD family protein has protein sequence MNKYIAIIGDLESSKELDRETRRKTQVILEEIFGDDRLLSESVVSPYTLTLGDEFQALYKDANDLFHHIWIVAAAIHPVMVRWAIGTGGIDTPVNKTRSIGMDGPAFHRARNGIEVLKKEKQLFRVETGHTLYDSLANSSFKLLTADLRSWRLNRFLIMERLCSGMEVRQIAAELNLSDVAVYKNIHAGNLEAVLEFTSGIANLLNK, from the coding sequence ATGAATAAATACATTGCCATCATTGGTGATCTTGAATCATCGAAAGAGCTGGACAGAGAAACACGGCGAAAGACTCAGGTGATTCTGGAAGAGATATTTGGGGATGACAGGCTTTTAAGTGAAAGCGTTGTATCACCCTATACACTAACCCTTGGCGACGAATTCCAGGCACTTTATAAAGATGCCAATGACCTCTTTCACCATATCTGGATTGTCGCGGCGGCTATTCATCCGGTGATGGTTCGCTGGGCCATCGGCACCGGAGGTATTGACACCCCTGTCAATAAAACACGCTCAATTGGAATGGACGGCCCCGCTTTTCACAGGGCCAGAAACGGTATTGAGGTCCTTAAAAAAGAGAAACAGCTTTTCAGGGTTGAAACGGGACATACCCTGTATGATTCACTGGCCAACAGTTCGTTTAAACTGCTGACTGCCGATTTAAGATCATGGAGACTAAACCGATTCCTGATTATGGAGCGCCTTTGTTCCGGGATGGAGGTCAGGCAGATTGCTGCGGAATTGAATCTATCAGATGTGGCAGTCTATAAGAATATTCATGCCGGTAACCTGGAAGCCGTACTTGAATTCACTTCGGGAATCGCGAATTTGCTGAATAAGTAA
- the frr gene encoding ribosome recycling factor — MISEELELIIDSAEENMKEAASFCKKEFSHIRAGKASPTLLDGIKVNYYGSQTPLNQLASVSAPEARLLVVQPFDKSTMEDIEKAIMASGLGLNPNNDGSLIRIPLPMLSEERRVELVKHAKEVAEKARISIRNSRRDANDEIKKTVQEESLPEDSRFEAEDTVQNLTDKYIKLVDDMLEVKESEIMTV, encoded by the coding sequence ATGATATCTGAAGAACTAGAACTGATTATCGACAGTGCCGAAGAGAACATGAAAGAAGCTGCTTCTTTCTGCAAGAAAGAATTCTCCCATATCCGAGCCGGTAAGGCAAGCCCTACCCTTCTTGACGGTATTAAAGTGAACTACTATGGATCGCAGACTCCGCTGAACCAGCTTGCTTCCGTCTCTGCACCGGAAGCACGGCTTTTGGTCGTGCAGCCGTTCGATAAATCAACTATGGAAGACATTGAAAAAGCCATTATGGCATCCGGACTCGGCCTCAATCCGAACAACGATGGTTCGCTGATCCGAATACCGCTTCCCATGCTTTCGGAAGAGAGACGTGTAGAGCTTGTAAAACATGCCAAGGAAGTGGCTGAAAAAGCCCGTATCAGTATTCGTAATTCACGCCGTGACGCGAACGACGAAATCAAGAAAACCGTGCAGGAGGAGTCGCTTCCCGAAGACAGTCGTTTCGAAGCGGAAGATACCGTTCAGAATCTCACCGACAAGTATATCAAGCTGGTGGATGATATGCTCGAAGTAAAGGAATCGGAAATTATGACGGTATAG
- the tsf gene encoding translation elongation factor Ts has protein sequence MSISAKDVMKLREATGAGMMDCKKALTEADGDMEAAIEILRKKGQKVSEKRAERDANEGLIFTKLSDDNKRASAVELNCETDFVARNEDFQDQAKAFLDAAFAGKINSVDELLKEEVDGLTIEKHLESMVGKIGEKIEINRVVYVDSDGTLIDYIHPGNQLAVIVEFDGNLTDDQVGKDVAMQIAAMNPLAVTRDGVDASVIDKELEIAKEQLINEGKPEEIAEKAAKGKLRRFYEERVLLEQKFVKDNGITVKEFLEQNNAPLVTSFHRLQLGEA, from the coding sequence ATGAGTATTAGTGCAAAAGATGTAATGAAACTTCGCGAAGCGACAGGCGCGGGCATGATGGATTGCAAGAAGGCCCTCACCGAAGCTGACGGCGATATGGAAGCAGCCATTGAAATCCTTCGCAAAAAAGGCCAGAAGGTCTCTGAAAAACGCGCTGAGCGTGATGCCAATGAAGGCCTCATATTCACAAAACTGAGCGACGACAACAAGCGCGCATCGGCAGTTGAATTAAACTGTGAAACAGATTTTGTTGCCCGGAACGAAGATTTTCAGGACCAGGCAAAAGCATTTCTTGATGCTGCTTTTGCAGGAAAAATCAACTCTGTAGACGAGCTTCTCAAGGAAGAAGTAGATGGACTCACCATCGAAAAACACCTTGAAAGCATGGTTGGCAAAATTGGTGAAAAAATTGAGATTAATCGTGTGGTGTATGTCGACAGCGATGGCACACTGATTGATTATATCCACCCCGGCAATCAGCTTGCCGTTATCGTGGAGTTTGACGGAAATCTCACAGACGACCAGGTTGGCAAAGATGTAGCAATGCAGATTGCAGCTATGAACCCTCTTGCCGTGACCCGGGACGGTGTTGATGCTTCGGTCATCGACAAGGAGCTTGAAATTGCCAAAGAGCAGCTCATTAATGAAGGCAAACCGGAAGAGATTGCAGAAAAAGCCGCTAAGGGCAAATTGCGTCGATTCTATGAAGAGCGGGTATTGCTTGAGCAAAAATTTGTGAAAGACAATGGAATTACCGTCAAGGAGTTCCTGGAGCAAAACAACGCTCCGCTGGTTACATCGTTTCACCGATTGCAGCTCGGCGAAGCTTAA
- the rpsB gene encoding 30S ribosomal protein S2: MPKAASVEELLKSGAHFGHLTRRWNPKMKEFIFMQRNGIHIIDLKKSQGYLQEALDQVTKLARAGKTILFVGTKKQAQEIIRTEAIRCGMPFVTHRWLGGMLTNFSTVRKSISRMEEIERMKTDGTFEELTKKEGLMLDREREKLEQTLGGIANMTRIPGAIFVVDTIKEHIAMNEAVKLNIPIIGMVDTNSDPDIPDHIIPANDDSARTIQLVTSLIADAIIEGNAEREAMKEEELMEEAAAAGKKESAGEEESQKTSAAKPKRRKRRRKTTESDKASDSGSTSDSDSDGDSEESSDNQEELKPQS, encoded by the coding sequence ATGCCTAAAGCAGCATCAGTAGAAGAACTACTCAAATCCGGAGCTCACTTCGGACATCTCACCCGCCGCTGGAACCCCAAGATGAAGGAATTCATCTTTATGCAGCGTAACGGGATCCACATTATCGATCTCAAAAAGTCTCAGGGCTATCTTCAGGAAGCCCTCGACCAGGTAACCAAACTTGCCAGAGCAGGCAAAACCATTTTATTTGTAGGTACCAAGAAACAGGCTCAGGAAATTATCCGTACCGAAGCCATCCGTTGTGGAATGCCTTTTGTAACTCACCGCTGGCTTGGTGGAATGCTTACAAACTTCTCCACCGTTCGTAAAAGTATCTCTCGAATGGAAGAGATTGAGCGAATGAAAACCGACGGCACTTTCGAGGAACTCACCAAGAAAGAAGGTCTTATGCTCGATCGTGAACGGGAAAAACTGGAGCAAACACTTGGCGGTATCGCAAACATGACCCGCATTCCGGGCGCTATTTTTGTTGTAGATACCATTAAGGAGCACATCGCTATGAATGAAGCGGTGAAGCTCAACATCCCGATCATCGGCATGGTCGACACCAACAGTGACCCTGACATTCCGGATCATATTATTCCGGCCAATGATGACTCAGCAAGAACTATACAGCTGGTAACATCACTGATCGCAGACGCCATTATTGAAGGCAATGCAGAACGTGAGGCCATGAAAGAGGAAGAACTCATGGAAGAAGCAGCTGCTGCCGGCAAAAAAGAATCGGCCGGTGAAGAAGAAAGCCAAAAAACTTCAGCAGCAAAGCCCAAACGAAGAAAAAGACGACGTAAAACCACCGAATCTGATAAAGCTTCAGATTCAGGCAGTACATCTGATTCTGATTCCGACGGCGACTCTGAAGAGAGTTCAGATAATCAGGAAGAGCTGAAACCTCAATCGTAA
- a CDS encoding dienelactone hydrolase family protein, with the protein MKLFKPALLILPFTFLLISCAQPEPADKVAQSITGEEVVYTAGEITMNGYIAYDESSENVRPGILVVHEWWGHNEHARNSAEKLAEMGYVALAVDMYGDGQVAQHPEEAMEFSGSVMGNFDTAQARFNAALETLKDHPLVDAGQTGAIGYCFGGSLILAMANTGADLDAVAAFHAGLQLPVMPQDEIQSRILILNGAEDPLISAEDVENLTGALERVNADFRYVNYEGATHAYTNPAADSLGVAFGLPLAYNADVDSLSWQEMNEFFDQTFNGETP; encoded by the coding sequence ATGAAATTGTTTAAACCTGCACTATTAATCCTCCCATTTACTTTTCTCCTCATATCCTGCGCACAACCTGAACCCGCTGACAAGGTGGCTCAATCCATTACAGGCGAGGAGGTGGTTTACACTGCTGGAGAGATTACAATGAACGGCTACATCGCATACGATGAGTCTTCAGAGAATGTTCGCCCGGGAATATTGGTGGTTCATGAATGGTGGGGGCATAATGAACATGCACGCAACAGTGCAGAAAAACTTGCGGAGATGGGGTATGTTGCGCTGGCCGTTGACATGTACGGAGATGGACAAGTTGCTCAGCACCCTGAGGAGGCAATGGAGTTTTCAGGAAGCGTCATGGGCAATTTTGATACCGCTCAGGCCCGGTTTAATGCTGCCCTGGAAACACTGAAGGATCATCCGCTGGTTGATGCCGGACAAACGGGAGCTATTGGATACTGTTTTGGCGGAAGCCTGATTCTGGCGATGGCAAATACGGGTGCCGATCTGGACGCCGTAGCGGCGTTTCATGCGGGTCTTCAGCTTCCGGTCATGCCGCAAGATGAGATCCAAAGCCGGATACTTATCCTGAACGGTGCGGAAGACCCACTGATCAGCGCTGAAGATGTGGAAAATCTGACCGGTGCTCTTGAACGTGTAAACGCGGACTTCAGATATGTCAATTATGAGGGAGCCACTCATGCATATACCAATCCGGCAGCCGATTCACTTGGGGTTGCATTTGGTCTGCCGCTGGCTTATAACGCAGACGTTGATTCTCTGTCATGGCAGGAAATGAATGAATTTTTTGATCAGACATTCAATGGGGAAACACCGTAA
- the rplM gene encoding 50S ribosomal protein L13: protein MNTISNKTYSATPSTTHKEWVIVDAEDQPLGRLSTRVATILRGKNKPEFTPHIDTGDNVIVINAEKVKLTGKKFTNKQYFRHTGYIGSETFSTAKDLMEKDPTSLITIAVKGMLPKNKLGRQLMKNLRVYAGPVHPHSAQKPEIKEN, encoded by the coding sequence GTGAATACGATCAGCAATAAAACTTACAGTGCAACACCTTCCACAACCCATAAGGAGTGGGTTATCGTGGATGCGGAAGATCAGCCTCTTGGCCGGCTCAGCACACGTGTTGCCACAATTTTACGCGGAAAGAACAAACCGGAATTCACACCGCATATCGATACCGGAGATAACGTTATTGTAATCAATGCGGAAAAAGTGAAACTGACCGGTAAAAAGTTTACCAATAAACAATATTTCCGTCATACCGGCTACATTGGAAGCGAAACATTTTCCACCGCCAAAGATCTGATGGAAAAAGACCCGACCTCGTTAATTACCATTGCCGTTAAAGGAATGCTTCCAAAAAACAAGCTCGGACGTCAATTGATGAAAAATTTACGCGTATACGCCGGACCTGTGCATCCGCATTCCGCACAAAAACCTGAAATTAAAGAGAATTAA